From one Misgurnus anguillicaudatus chromosome 2, ASM2758022v2, whole genome shotgun sequence genomic stretch:
- the LOC129435321 gene encoding uncharacterized protein translates to MVAPPPPRRLLVKGLGNHRGTTPATPPPPHLLKEAQTPVRSTPAHTGSTNTPCRPVQPSGMAVRDGMFVRVLTILEEIKECQKVQGSMIRCLMQQREQNCVVPILPEGASFPLKNFTELDDLELKLCESDFQKNLVSVLGDIGGRSLDECVRRTMAFLMTNDLARQLNLTGRHGKRSFRSLRLFDTLHGSLKQNTFLKTVSKKEVETALGKWFTNARDRDGNRALRAQRNLVQRAAQSEV, encoded by the exons ATGGTCGCTCCACCACCCCCAAGAAGGCTTCTAGTAAAAGGACTGGGGAACCATCGAGGCACTACACCCGCTACACCACCTCCACCTCATCTTCTAAAA GAAGCTCAAACGCCAGTTCGCAGCACTCCAGCACACACAGGTTCTACTAATACTCCCTGCAGACCAGTTCAGCCCAGTGGAATGGCAGTGAGGGATGGAATGTTTGTTCGTGTACTGACAATACTGGAAGAAATTAAAGAGTGTCAAAAGGTACAGGGTAGCATGATAAGGTGTCTTATGCAGCAGAGAGAACAAAACTGTGTGGTTCCTATCTTGCCTGAGGGAGCCTCCTTTCCATTGAAGAACTTTACCGAATTGGATGATCTGGAGTTGAAGCTCTGTGAGTCTGACTTCCAGAAAAATTTG GTCTCAGTCCTTGGGGACATTGGAGGGAGGAGCCTTGATGAATGTGTCCGTAGAACTATGGCGTTTTTGATGACAAATGATCTTGCCCGTCAATTGAACCTCACAGGGCGACATGGAAAACGTTCGTTCAGGAGTCTACGTCTCTTTGATACTTTGCATG GTAGCCTGAAACAGAACACTTTCTTGAAAACTGTTAGTAAGAAAGAGGTGGAGACAGCCCTTGGTAAATGGTTCACAAATGCTAGGGACAGAGATGGCAACCGTGCCTTGAGAGCCCAGCGAAACCTTGTGCAGAGAGCCGCACAGTCAGAGGTGTAA